The Pseudomonas protegens genome contains the following window.
TCACGCGACCAAAGACTGATCCAGCGCATGCATCCCCTGCCCCCGCCGTTGACTATGATGAGCGGCATGGGAGGCCAACCCGATGAGCTTGAGGAGTACCGCATGATTGCCATACGCGAGGCCTGGAAAGCCGGGCTGCTGGGACGCGCCCACTGGGCCCGCAACCTGGTGTCCGGGGTGATTGTCGGCGTGGTGGCCCTGCCCCTGGCCATGGCCTTCGCCATCGCCTCCGGGGTCAAGCCCGAACAGGGGATCTACACCGCCATCGTCGGCGGCCTGCTGGTGTCGCTGTTCGGTGGCAGCCGCTTGCAGATCGCCGGGCCCACCGGGGCCTTTATCGTGATTCTCGCCGGGGTCACCGCCCAGTACGGGGTCGACGGCCTGCAACTGGCGACCATGATGGCCGGCGTCATTCTGTTCCTGCTGGGCATCAGCCGCCTCGGCGCCCTGATCAAATTCATCCCCGATCCGGTGATTCTCGGTTTCACCGCCGGCATCGGGGTGATCATCTGGGTCAGCCAGTGGAAGGACTTCTTCGGTTTGCCCGCAGCCCAGGGCGAGCATTTTCACCAAAAGCTCTGGCACCTGTTGCAGTCCCTGCCCGGGCTGCACCCGGCCACCACCCTGCTGGCCCTGCTCAGCCTCGGACTGTTGCTGTGGTTACCGAAGATCCCCTGGCTCAAGCGCCTGCCCGCGCCGCTGGTGGCAATGACCCTGGCCACCGCCCTGCAGTCGCTGTTCCAGTTCGACGGCGTGGCCACCATCGGCAGCGCCTTTGGCGGCATTCCCCAGGGCTTGCCGAGCCTGCAACTGCCACAGATCAGCCTGCCACGGATACTGGACCTGATTGGCCCGGCCTTCGCCATCGCCATGCTCGGGGCCATCGAGTCGCTGCTGTCGGCGGTGGTCGCCGACGGCATGGCCGGCACCCGCCACGATTCCAACCAGGAACTGATCGGCCAGGGCATTGCCAACCTGGCCACGCCGCTGTTTGGCGGCTTTGCCGCCACCGGCGCCATCGCCCGCACCGCCACCAACATCCGCAACGGAGCCACCAGTCCCCTGGCCGGCATCGTCCATGCCGGGGTGCTGACGCTGATCATCCTGTTTCTCGCCCCGCTGGCAGCCAATATTCCGCTGTGTGCCCTGGCCGCGATCCTGTTCGTGGTGGCCTACAACATGAGCGAACTGCACCACTTCAAGCGCATGCTGCAGCGCGCGCCCCGGGCGGACGTGGCGATCCTGCTGTGCACCTTTGTGCTGACAGTGTTCAGCGATCTGGTGATCGCGGTGAATATCGGGGTGATCCTGGCGATGCTGCATTTCCTGCGGCGCATGGCCTCCTCGGTGGAGGTGCAACAGGTGGTGGGTGAAGACCTGGAAAACGAACTGCGCGGCAAAGGCCGCGGCCCCCTGCCGCCGGGGGTGTTGATCTACACCATCGAAGGCCCCCTGTTCTTTGGCGCGGCGGAAACCTTCGAACGGGCACTGGCCCAGACCCATAGCGATCCCAGGCTGCTGATCATCCGCCTCAAGCATGTGCCGTTCATGGATATCACTGGGCTGCAGACCCTGGAGGAAGTGATAGGTCAGCTGCACAAGCGCGGGATTGTGGTGAAACTGTGCGAGGCCAACCTGAAGGTTCATGCCAAGCTTGAGCGCGTGGGTATCCTGCACGCCATTGGCGCGCAGAACTATCACCGCGACTTGAGCAGCGCACTACCCCCCCTGTAGCCGCTGCCGCAGGCTGCGAACGGTCTGGGCGGCACTGCGTATCGATCTCAAGACCCACAGAGGGATGACAGCGATCGCCAAGCAAGGTCCTGCGGACCTTTGCGCAGCTTCGCAGGCTCAGCAGCGGCTACAGGCGCAGCCGAGGCTGCTATGTGTAGCCGCTGCCGCCGTCAGGCGAGGCTTTTGCTCACCACTTCGAACACGTCGCTGGAGAGATCGCCGGAAGCGCGGATGCGCTCCAGTTCGCCTTTCATCAGCGCCTGGCGGGCACTGTCGTATTTGCGCCAGCGGGTCAGCGGCGCCAGTTGCCGCGAAGCGATCTGCGGGTTGAAGCCGTTGAGCTGGATCACCAGATCCGCGAGGAAGCGATAACCCGAACCATCCGCCGCATGGAAGTTGATCAGGTTCTGCCCGGCAAACGCCCCCACCAACGCGCGCACCTTGTTCGGGTTCTTGATATTGAACGCCGGGTGCTGCATCAGCGCCTTGACCCGCTCCAGGCCGCCCGGCAACGGGCTGCCGGCCTGCACGCTGAACCACTGGTCCATGACCAGGGCGTTGTCCTTGAAGTTCTCGGCGAACACCGCCAGGGCCTTGGCCTTCTCGGCCTCAAACGGCGAGTTGACCAGCACCGCCAGGGCGGTCAGGCGCTCGGTCATGTTGTCGGCGCTGTCGAACTGTTCGATGGCCGCCGCCAGCACTTCGGGCTTGTGGGTGAGCATCAGGTACGACAGGGCAATGTTCTGCAGCGCGCGACGGGCGAAATGCTCGGACTCGGCCACATAGGCCGTGACCTTGGACTGCGCACGGTTGGCCTGATAACGCTTCCACAGCGCGTCGAACAGGCGCGTGGCCAGCTGCTGGCGGGCAAATTCGCGGGCCGCGTGGATCGCCTCGACATCCGCCACTTCGCTGATCTCGGTCAGATAGGCCTCGCCCGGCAGGGAGAGCATTTCCGCGACCATGGCCTGGTCCAGACTGTCGTCCGCCAGCACGGTGCCCAGGGCGGTCACCAGACGTTCGTCCATCACCAGCGCCTGACCCTGCTGATGCTGGGCAATCAGTTCTTGCAGCACTTGCACGGCCAACTGCTGGCCGGCATCCCAACGGTTGAAACCGTCGCTGTCGTGCTGCATGAGGAACATCAGTTGGTCGCGGTTGTAGGGGAAGCTCAGCTTCACCGGCGCCGAGAAGCCCCGCAGCAGCGAGGGCAGCGGCTGTTCGGCGATATCGACAAAGGTGAAGGTCTGCTCGGCCTCGGTCACCGAAATCACCCGGGAGGTGCCCTGGGCCGCGCTTTCACCGGACAGGCGCAGGGCAATGCCCGCCCCTTTCGAGTCCAGCAGGCCCAGCTCCACCGGGATCACGAACGGCAGTTTCTCCACCTTGTCCGGGGTTTGCGGGCAGCTCTGGCGGAAGGTCAGGCTGTAGGTCTTGGCCGCCGGGTCGTAGGCCTCGCTGACCACCAGCCGTGGCGTACCGGCCTGGCTGTACCAGCGCTTGAACTGGCTCAGATCGACGCCGTTGGCATCTTCCATGGCCTTGACGAAGTCGTCACAGGTCACGGCCTGACCGTCATGGCGCTCGAAGTACAGGTCGCTGCCCTTACGGAAACCTTCAGCCCCAAGCAAGGTGTGGATCATGCCGACAACTTCCGAGCCCTTTTCGTACACGGTCAGGGTGTAGAAGTTGGAAATCTCGATAAAGCTTTCCGGGCGCACGGCATGGGCCATGGGGCCGGCATCTTCAGCGAACTGGTGAGTGCGCAGGTAGGCCACATCCTGGATGCGCTTGACCGTGGCCGAGTTCATGTCCGCGGAGAAACCGGCATCGCGGAACACCGTGAAGCCCTCCTTGAGCGACAGCTGGAACCAGTCGCGGCAGGTCACCCGGTTGCCCGACCAGTTGTGGAAGTATTCGTGGGCGACGATCG
Protein-coding sequences here:
- a CDS encoding SulP family inorganic anion transporter, whose product is MIAIREAWKAGLLGRAHWARNLVSGVIVGVVALPLAMAFAIASGVKPEQGIYTAIVGGLLVSLFGGSRLQIAGPTGAFIVILAGVTAQYGVDGLQLATMMAGVILFLLGISRLGALIKFIPDPVILGFTAGIGVIIWVSQWKDFFGLPAAQGEHFHQKLWHLLQSLPGLHPATTLLALLSLGLLLWLPKIPWLKRLPAPLVAMTLATALQSLFQFDGVATIGSAFGGIPQGLPSLQLPQISLPRILDLIGPAFAIAMLGAIESLLSAVVADGMAGTRHDSNQELIGQGIANLATPLFGGFAATGAIARTATNIRNGATSPLAGIVHAGVLTLIILFLAPLAANIPLCALAAILFVVAYNMSELHHFKRMLQRAPRADVAILLCTFVLTVFSDLVIAVNIGVILAMLHFLRRMASSVEVQQVVGEDLENELRGKGRGPLPPGVLIYTIEGPLFFGAAETFERALAQTHSDPRLLIIRLKHVPFMDITGLQTLEEVIGQLHKRGIVVKLCEANLKVHAKLERVGILHAIGAQNYHRDLSSALPPL
- the pepN gene encoding aminopeptidase N; the encoded protein is MRTEQPKMIYLKDYQAPEYLIDETHLTFELFEDHSLVHAQLVMRRNPARGAGLPPLVLDGQQLELLSVSLSDQLLSASDYQLDDSHLTLHPTSASFTVDTSVKIHPESNTALEGLYKSSGMFCTQCEAEGFRKITYYLDRPDVMSKFTTTVVAEQHSYPVLLSNGNPIASGPGEDGRHWATWEDPFMKPAYLFALVAGDLWCVEDSFRTQSGRDVALRIYVEPENIDKCQHAMNSLKKSMRWDEETYGREYDLDIFMIVAVNDFNMGAMENKGLNIFNSSAVLARAETATDAAHQRVEAIVAHEYFHNWSGNRVTCRDWFQLSLKEGFTVFRDAGFSADMNSATVKRIQDVAYLRTHQFAEDAGPMAHAVRPESFIEISNFYTLTVYEKGSEVVGMIHTLLGAEGFRKGSDLYFERHDGQAVTCDDFVKAMEDANGVDLSQFKRWYSQAGTPRLVVSEAYDPAAKTYSLTFRQSCPQTPDKVEKLPFVIPVELGLLDSKGAGIALRLSGESAAQGTSRVISVTEAEQTFTFVDIAEQPLPSLLRGFSAPVKLSFPYNRDQLMFLMQHDSDGFNRWDAGQQLAVQVLQELIAQHQQGQALVMDERLVTALGTVLADDSLDQAMVAEMLSLPGEAYLTEISEVADVEAIHAAREFARQQLATRLFDALWKRYQANRAQSKVTAYVAESEHFARRALQNIALSYLMLTHKPEVLAAAIEQFDSADNMTERLTALAVLVNSPFEAEKAKALAVFAENFKDNALVMDQWFSVQAGSPLPGGLERVKALMQHPAFNIKNPNKVRALVGAFAGQNLINFHAADGSGYRFLADLVIQLNGFNPQIASRQLAPLTRWRKYDSARQALMKGELERIRASGDLSSDVFEVVSKSLA